In Streptomyces sp. NBC_00091, the following proteins share a genomic window:
- the priA gene encoding bifunctional 1-(5-phosphoribosyl)-5-((5-phosphoribosylamino)methylideneamino)imidazole-4-carboxamide isomerase/phosphoribosylanthranilate isomerase PriA, with protein MTAPTLELLPAVDVRDGQAVRLVHGVSGSETSYGSPLEAALAWQRSGAEWLHLVDLDAAFGTGDNRALVAEITRAMDIKVELSGGIRDDATLAAALATGCTRVNLGTAALETPEWAAKAIAEHGDKIAIGLDVRGTTLKGRGWTSEGGDLYETLARLDSEGCARYVVTDIGKDGTLTGPNLELLKNVCAATDRPVVASGGISSLDDLRALSGLVPLGVEGAIVGKALYAKAFTLEEALKAVRA; from the coding sequence ATGACCGCACCCACGCTCGAACTCCTCCCCGCGGTCGACGTCCGCGACGGTCAGGCCGTGCGCCTCGTCCACGGCGTGTCCGGCAGTGAGACCTCCTACGGCTCCCCGCTCGAAGCGGCCCTCGCCTGGCAGCGCTCCGGCGCCGAATGGCTGCACCTCGTCGACCTGGACGCCGCCTTCGGCACCGGCGACAACCGCGCCCTGGTCGCCGAGATCACCCGCGCCATGGACATCAAGGTCGAACTGTCCGGCGGCATCCGCGACGACGCCACGCTCGCCGCGGCCCTGGCCACCGGCTGCACCCGCGTCAACCTCGGCACCGCCGCCCTGGAGACCCCCGAGTGGGCCGCCAAGGCCATCGCCGAGCACGGCGACAAGATCGCGATCGGCCTCGACGTCCGCGGCACCACCCTCAAGGGCCGCGGCTGGACCAGCGAGGGCGGCGACCTCTACGAGACCCTCGCCCGCCTGGACTCCGAGGGCTGCGCCCGGTACGTCGTCACCGACATCGGCAAGGACGGCACGCTGACCGGCCCCAACCTGGAGCTGCTGAAGAACGTCTGCGCCGCCACCGACCGGCCCGTCGTCGCCTCCGGCGGCATCTCCTCCCTGGACGACCTGCGGGCCCTGTCCGGGCTCGTCCCCCTCGGCGTCGAGGGCGCCATCGTCGGAAAGGCCCTGTACGCCAAGGCCTTCACCCTGGAAGAAGCACTGAAGGCGGTCCGCGCATGA
- the hisH gene encoding imidazole glycerol phosphate synthase subunit HisH, which translates to MSAKKNVVVFDYGFGNIRSAERALARVGADVEITRDYDKAMDADGLLVPGVGAFSACMQGLKAARGDWIIGRRLSGGRPVMGICVGMQILFERGIEHGVETEGLDEWPGTVGPLKAPVVPHMGWNTVEAPADSQAFAGLDADARFYFVHSYAAHDWSLEVTNPAIRAPRVTWATHGERFVAAVENRALWATQFHPEKSGDAGAQLLTNWIETL; encoded by the coding sequence ATGAGCGCTAAGAAGAACGTCGTCGTCTTCGACTACGGCTTCGGCAACATCCGCTCCGCCGAGCGCGCCCTCGCGCGCGTCGGTGCGGACGTGGAGATCACCCGCGACTACGACAAGGCGATGGACGCCGACGGTCTCCTCGTTCCCGGCGTCGGCGCCTTCTCCGCCTGCATGCAGGGCCTCAAGGCCGCCCGCGGCGACTGGATCATCGGCCGCAGGCTCTCCGGAGGCCGCCCCGTCATGGGCATCTGCGTGGGCATGCAGATCCTCTTCGAGCGCGGCATCGAGCACGGGGTCGAGACCGAGGGCCTCGACGAGTGGCCCGGCACCGTCGGCCCGCTGAAGGCCCCGGTCGTCCCCCACATGGGCTGGAACACCGTCGAGGCCCCGGCCGACAGCCAGGCCTTCGCCGGCCTCGACGCCGACGCCCGCTTCTACTTCGTGCACTCCTACGCGGCCCACGACTGGAGCCTGGAGGTCACCAACCCGGCGATCCGCGCTCCCCGGGTCACCTGGGCCACCCATGGCGAGCGGTTCGTCGCGGCGGTGGAGAACCGGGCCCTGTGGGCGACCCAGTTCCACCCCGAGAAGTCCGGCGACGCCGGAGCCCAGCTCCTCACCAACTGGATCGAGACCCTGTGA